A stretch of Paracoccus sp. N5 DNA encodes these proteins:
- the nirK gene encoding copper-containing nitrite reductase: MTQVRQAVAETREVLTPAAAADIASLPRQKVKLVDPPFVHEHEQVATGGPKVVEFEMTIGEKKITLDDSGATYWASTFNGTVPGPLMVVHEGDYVELTLINPETNELMHNIDFHSATGALGGGGLTQVNPGEKCVLRFKATKPGVFVYHCAPPGMVAFHVVSGMNGAIMVLPREGLKGPEGEAVTYDKVYYVGEQDFYVPRDEAGNWKSYDTPGESYEDVVAVMRSLTPTHVVFNGAVGALTGDNAMKAKVGETVAFVHSQANRDTRPHLIGGHGNYVWATGKFNNPPERGLETWFIPGGTAGLMVYTFEQPGVYAYVNHNLIEAFELGAAAHVVVEGNWNDDLMKQVLAPSPIGSGV, from the coding sequence ATGACCCAGGTCCGCCAGGCCGTGGCCGAGACCAGGGAGGTGCTGACCCCCGCCGCCGCGGCCGACATCGCCAGCCTGCCGCGCCAGAAGGTGAAGCTGGTCGATCCGCCCTTCGTGCACGAGCATGAACAGGTCGCGACCGGCGGCCCGAAGGTGGTCGAGTTCGAGATGACCATCGGCGAGAAGAAGATCACGCTCGACGACAGCGGCGCGACCTATTGGGCCTCGACCTTCAACGGCACGGTGCCGGGCCCGCTGATGGTGGTGCACGAAGGCGATTACGTCGAGCTGACGCTGATCAATCCCGAAACCAACGAGCTGATGCACAACATCGACTTCCACAGCGCGACCGGCGCGCTGGGCGGTGGCGGCCTGACCCAGGTGAACCCTGGCGAGAAATGCGTGCTGCGCTTCAAGGCCACGAAGCCGGGCGTCTTCGTCTATCACTGCGCGCCTCCGGGCATGGTGGCCTTCCACGTCGTCTCGGGCATGAACGGCGCGATCATGGTGCTGCCGCGCGAGGGGCTGAAGGGCCCCGAGGGCGAGGCGGTGACCTATGACAAGGTCTATTACGTCGGCGAGCAGGACTTCTATGTGCCGCGCGACGAGGCCGGCAACTGGAAGAGCTACGACACCCCCGGCGAAAGCTATGAGGATGTCGTGGCCGTCATGCGCAGCCTGACGCCGACGCATGTGGTCTTCAACGGCGCCGTCGGCGCGCTGACCGGCGACAATGCGATGAAGGCGAAGGTCGGCGAGACCGTGGCCTTCGTCCATTCCCAGGCGAACCGCGACACCCGGCCCCACCTGATCGGCGGCCACGGCAATTACGTCTGGGCCACCGGCAAGTTCAACAACCCGCCCGAGCGCGGCCTGGAAACCTGGTTCATCCCGGGCGGCACGGCGGGCCTGATGGTCTATACCTTCGAGCAGCCGGGCGTCTACGCCTATGTGAACCACAACCTGATCGAAGCCTTCGAACTGGGCGCCGCCGCGCATGTGGTGGTCGAGGGGAACTGGAACGACGACCTGATGAAGCAGGTGCTCGCTCCCAGCCCGATCGGGTCGGGCGTCTAA